Proteins encoded within one genomic window of Arachis ipaensis cultivar K30076 chromosome B08, Araip1.1, whole genome shotgun sequence:
- the LOC107613364 gene encoding 11-oxo-beta-amyrin 30-oxidase isoform X4 gives MLQQIRPLYYTGKNSFFWFGGIPRVIVTDPELIKDVFNKVYDFPKPDTNPLIKLLVNGLAGHEGEKWSKHRRIINPAFHLEKLKIMVPIFFKSCNDMINKWEKMLSSNGTCEIDVWPFLQNLASDVISRAAFGSSYEEGIRIFELQKEQLKLTMEIIMKVYIPGWRFLPTPINRRMKEIHREIKTSLKDIINKKEKALKAGETAKDDLLGILLESNYKEIEEHGKKKNNGMSLEDVIDECKLFYFAGQETTSVLLVWTMVLLSKHSHWQARAREEVFQVFGSQKPHLDGLNRLKIVTMILYEVLRLYPPVLGLTRTTGKDMKLGDLNLPEGVQIYLPIVLVHHDFGLWGDDAKEFNPERFSEGVFKATNGKASFFPFGWGPRICIGQNFSLLEAKMALSLILQHFSFELSPAYTHAPMVMATLHPQYGAHIILHKVKI, from the exons TCCTTTGTATTATACAGGGAAGAATTCTTTTTTCTGGTTTGGAGGAATAccaagggtgattgtcacagatcctgagctaatcaaagatgtatTCAACAAGGTCTATGATTTTCCGAAGCCAGATACAAATCCATTGATCAAGTTATTGGTTAATGGTCTTGCTGGTCATGAGGGTGAGAAGTGGAGCAAACATAGAAGAATAATCAACCCTGCATTTCATTTAGAAAAGTTGAAG ATTATGGTACCAATATTCTTCAAAAGCTGCAATGATATGATAAATAAATGGGAGAAAATGTTGTCATCGAATGGAACCTGTGAAATTGACGTGTGGCCTTTTCTTCAAAATCTGGCCAGTGATGTCATTTCTCGCGCAGCATTTGGAAGTAGTTACGAAGAAGGAATACGAATATTTGAACTTCAAAAAGAACAGCTTAAACTTACAATGGAAATTATAATGAAAGTTTACATTCCCGGTTGGAG GTTTTTACCTACTCCTATCAATAGGAGGATGAAGGAAATTCACAGAGAAATAAAAACTTCACTTAAGGATATAATTAATAAGAAAGAGAAAGCACTAAAAGCAGGTGAGACCGCTAAAGATGACTTATTGGGTATACTATTGGAATCAAATTATAAGGAAATTGAAGAGCatggaaagaagaagaataatggaaTGAGTCTTGAAGATGTAATCGATGAATGTAAATTGTTCTACTTTGCGGGACAAGAGACCACTTCAGTTTTGCTTGTTTGGACCATGGTGTTACTCAGTAAGCATTCTCATTGGCAAGCTCGAGCAAGGGAAGAAGTCTTTCAGGTCTTTGGTAGCCAAAAACCACACCTTGATGGCTTAAATCGCCTAAAAATT GTCACTATGATATTATATGAGGTTCTCAGGTTATATCCACCAGTACTTGGGCTTACTCGAACTACCGGCAAAGATATGAAACTTGGGGACCTAAATTTGCCTGAAGGAGTACAAATTTACTTGCCAATTGTTTTGGTTCACCATGATTTTGGACTTTGGGGTGATGATGCAAAGGAATTCAATCCTGAAAGATTTTCAGAAGGAGTTTTTAAGGCAACAAATGGCAAAGCTTCTTTTTTTCCATTTGGATGGGGTCCTAGAATATGTATCGGACAAAACTTCTCGTTATTGGAAGCAAAGATGGCTTTATCATTGATTCTACAACATTTTTCATTTGAACTTTCTCCGGCATATACTCATGCTCCGATGGTTATGGCTACACTTCATCCACAATATGGCGCTCATATCATTTTACATAAggtgaaaatataa